CGCCTGCTGGTGCTCGACGAGGCCGACGAGATGCTGCGCATGGGCTTCATCGACGACGTCGAGGCGGTGCTCGCGCGCACGCCGGAGACGCGCCAGGTGGCGCTGTTCTCGGCCACCATGCCGCCGCCGATCCGGCGCATCGCGCAGACCTACCTGAAGGACCCGGTCGAGGTCGCGATCAAGTCCGCCACCAGCACCGCGCGCAATATCCGCCAGCGCTACTGGATGGTCAGCGGCACCAACAAGCTCGACGCGGTGACCCGGATCCTCGAGGCCGAACCCTTCGACGGCATGATCGTGTTCACGCGCACCAAGATCGCGACCGAGGAGCTGGCCGAGAAGCTGCAGGCCCGCGGCTTCGCCGCCGCGGCGATCAACGGCGACATCGCCCAGGCGCAGCGCGAACGCACCATCGCCCAGCTGAAGGACGGCAAGGTCGACATCCTGGTCGCGACCGACGTCGCCGCGCGCGGGCTGGACGTCGACCGCATCAGCCACGTGCTGAACTACGACGTGCCCTATGACACCGAGAGCTACGTCCACCGCATCGGCCGCACCGGCCGCGCCGGGCGCAGCGGCGAGGCGATCCTGTTCATCGCCCCGCGCGAGCGCAACATGCTGCGCTCGATCGAGCGCGCCACCCGCCAGCCGATCGAGCAGATGGAGCTGCCGACGGTGGAGAACGTCAACGACGCGCGCATCGGCAAGTTCAAGCAGTCGATCACCGACACCCTGGCCGCGGGCGGGCTGACGCTGTTCCAGTCGCTGGTCGAGGACTACGAGCGCGAGTTCAACGTGCCGGCGGTGGAGATCGCCGCGGCGCTGGCGAAGATGGCGCGCGGCGACGTGCCGCTGCTGATGGAGGCGCCCAAGCGCGACCCGAGGCCGGCGCCGGCGTTCGGCGAGGATCGCGGCTTCCGCGACCGCCCCGGCCGTCCCGAGCGCCCCGAGCGCGGCGACCGCGGTGACCGGCCCGCGTTCCCGAAGAAGGAGCGCACGGCACGCCCGCCCCAGGCCGGCATGCAGACGTTCCGGGTCGAGGTCGGCTACGACCACGGGGTGAAGCCGGGCAACATCGTCGGCGCCATCGCCAACGAGGCCAACCTCGAGGCGAAGCACATCGGCCGCATCGAGATCTTCGAGGATCACAGCCTGATCGACCTGCCTGACGGCATGCCGCAGGAGACCATGACGCACCTCAAGGGCGTCTGGTGCGCGGGACAGCAGCTGCGGATCACCCGGGACGGGGATGCGCCGGACACGGCCGGCAAGGTGCCGGGCCGGAAGCCCTTCGCGAAGAAGACCTTCGGCAAGAAACCGTTCCCGCCGCGGACGCCGCACCGCAAGGGCCCGCGCCCGGAGTAAAGGCCTGGGCCCTCAGGGGCCCAGCACGTGGATCACCTCGTCCAGTGGCGGCCAGCCGAACATCGGCGCCAGCCACCAGTAGGCGGCGACCACGATCAGCACCCACAGCGCGAGCTTGAGCACGACGCCGGCGACCTTGAACGCCAGGTAGAGCCCGATGATGACCGCGACCAGGCCCAGCCAGGTCACGGGCGCATCCCTGTGTGCGCGTTCGTTCGCTGTGCGCGGAGCGTGGGCTGGCGAGGTGGCGGATGATCTGGCTGATCGTGCATCGGGACATTCTACTTCGGGCTCATCGGGGCGTCGTGGCGGGAGACCGCCGGGCTATCCTGTCGCGATGACGATTTCATGCGATGTGCTGGTCATCGGGGCCGGCGCCGCCGGGCTCATGTGTGCGATGACCGCGGGCCGGCGCGGACGCGGCGTGCGGGTCATCGAGCGCGCCAACAGGCCGGGCAAGAAAATCCTGATGTCGGGCGGCGGCCGCTGCAATTTCACCAATACCGG
The sequence above is a segment of the Luteimonas sp. MC1750 genome. Coding sequences within it:
- a CDS encoding DEAD/DEAH box helicase, yielding MSSDAPTILFTDLGLPQPLLQALTAVGYEAPSPIQAATIPPLLAGRDVLGQAQTGTGKTAAFALPAMARLDPTARKPQVLVLAPTRELAIQVAEAFQKYAAFLPGFQVLPIYGGQGYGPQLQALRRGVQVIVGTPGRVIDHLEKGSLDISELRLLVLDEADEMLRMGFIDDVEAVLARTPETRQVALFSATMPPPIRRIAQTYLKDPVEVAIKSATSTARNIRQRYWMVSGTNKLDAVTRILEAEPFDGMIVFTRTKIATEELAEKLQARGFAAAAINGDIAQAQRERTIAQLKDGKVDILVATDVAARGLDVDRISHVLNYDVPYDTESYVHRIGRTGRAGRSGEAILFIAPRERNMLRSIERATRQPIEQMELPTVENVNDARIGKFKQSITDTLAAGGLTLFQSLVEDYEREFNVPAVEIAAALAKMARGDVPLLMEAPKRDPRPAPAFGEDRGFRDRPGRPERPERGDRGDRPAFPKKERTARPPQAGMQTFRVEVGYDHGVKPGNIVGAIANEANLEAKHIGRIEIFEDHSLIDLPDGMPQETMTHLKGVWCAGQQLRITRDGDAPDTAGKVPGRKPFAKKTFGKKPFPPRTPHRKGPRPE